TGTGCAAGGTCGCACCGGCACTCGCCGCCGGCTGCACGATGGTGCTCAAGCCGAGCGAGATCGCCCCGCTCAACGCCATCATCATTGCAAAAATCCTCGACGAGGCCGGAGTGCCGCCGGGCGTGTTCAACCTCGTCAACGGCGACGGTCCGACGGTGGGTACCGCGCTTTCGTCGCATCCCGATATCGACATGATGTCGTTCACCGGCTCGACGCGCGCGGGCATCCAGGTTGCGAAGAACGCGGCCGACACCGTCAAGCGCGTTGCGCAGGAGCTCGGCGGCAAGTCCGCGAACATCGTGCTCGAGGATGCGGATCTGAAGGCGGCCGTGACCAACGGCGTACGCTCGTGCTTCATGAACAGCGGCCAGTCGTGCAATGCGCCGACGCGCATGCTGGTGCCGGCGTCGAAACACGCCGAGGCGGTCGCGATCGCGCGCGAAGCCGCCGCATCCGTGCAGGCTGCCGACCCGACCACTGCTGCTCCGGGAGCGATCGGCCCGGTCGTCAGCCGCCAGCAGTGGACGAAGATCCAGGGCCTGATCAAGGCCGGCATCGACGAAGGCGCAGAGCTCGTCGCCGGGGGACTCGGACTGCCCGAAGGCATCGAGCGCGGCTGCTACGTGCGTCCGACGGTCTTTGCCGGCGTGAAGAACGACATGACGATCGCGCGCGAGGAGGTCTTCGGACCCGTGCTGGCGATCCTTCCGTACAAGGATGAGGAAGAAGCGATCCGCATCGCCAACGATACTGTCTACGGGCTGTCGGGCTACGTGCAGTCGGGAAGCGCCGAGCACGGCTACCAGGTCGCATCGCGGCTTCGCACCGGCAACGTGCACGTCAACGGCGCCGGTCCCGACTTCAACGCACCGTTCGGCGGCTACAAGCAGTCGGGCAACGGCCGTGAATGGGGCGAGTTCGGCTTCGAGGAGTTCCTCGAGGTCAAGGCCGTGATGGGAGCGCCCGCGGCCTAGCTCTCGCAACCGGATGTTTCGCCCGGCGCGGCCCTGCTGCGCCGGGCGTTTTTTTGCCGCAGCTGAAGCCGGGAGGCTGAAGTTTCACTACTGAAGCCGAGAGGCTGAAGCTCCGAAGCCGAGGCGCGAAGCTCCGATGGTCATCGATCTCGTCGACGGAACCTACGAGCTTTTCCGGCAGTTCTACGGGCTGCGCCGATTTACCAAAGACAAGGACCGGCCTTACGGCGGCGTGCTCGGCGTCGTTCGCTCGGTGCTTGCGATGCTCGACGCCGGCGCGACGCACATCGGCGTTGCGACCGACCATGTCATCGAATCGTTCCGCAACGAGCTATGGGCCGAGTACAAGACCGGCGACGGCATCGACCCCGCTCTGCTCGCGCAGTTTCATCCGCTCGAAGATGCGCTCGGCGCCATGGGCATCGCGGTCTGGGCGATGATCGAGCTCGAAGCCGACGATGCGCTCGCATCGGCCGCGCACCTGGCCGCGGCCGACGCGCGAGTCGAGCGCGTCAGCATCTGGACTCCCGACAAGGATCTCGCCCAATGCGTAGAGGGCGACCGCGTCGTGCAGGTCGACAGCAAGACGAAACAGGTGCGCAATGCCGAAGAGGTCGAGAAGAAATTCGGCGTAGCGCCGGCGCTGATCGCCGACTACCTCGCGCTCGTCGGCGATGCCGCCGACGGCTATCCGGGGCTTCCCGGCATCGGCGCCAAAACGGCCGCGCGCCTTCTCCGCAGTTATGGCCCGCTCGAGAAGTTTCCGGCGGAAGTGCTCGGCGCCGGCCGCGAGAACGCGCTGCTTTTCAAGCGGCTCGCGACACTGCGAACCGATGCGCCGCTGTTCTCGAGCGTCGACGAGATCGAATGGCGCGGGCCCGGGCCTTCGTTTGCCGAGTGGGCCGAACGCATCGGCGACAAGCGCCTTCCCGAGCGCTGCGACGAGATCCTCGCCAGAAGAGCCGCGGTCCGATAGAGGCGTCCGTTACGGGCAGCCGCCGACGCCGGGAATGTACTGCTCCCCGGGGTCGCTCGCACAGAAGTACTCGAGCGTTGCCTGCCGCACGAGACGCGCCGGGCCCGGAAGCCCGATCGACGTGTTCTTGCCCGCGCCGCTCGTCGGCGGAACGCAGAACGTCGCACCGGTGACCGGCTCGTTGGGATCGACTTCGCCGGTGGCGACGATCGGATCCGGGAAGCACGCACGGCGCTCGGACAGTGAGCAGGTCCCTGCGTTGAATCCGATCGAGCCCGCGATGCAGTCGACGTTGGTTACGCACGCGACGATTCCACTGCCGTCCGCATCGCGCACGCCATCGCAGAACCTGTCGTCGGGACCGGTCGCGCAGTGTCCGCCGCCGTCGCCGTCGGCGGCGCACTGACCATCCGTGCATCCATTGGGCGAAGGAAAGATTCCGATCCCGGCCGACGAGCACGTCGCCGGATCGCACGTCCCGAAGTCGGCGGCCTGGCAGTCGGCGTTCGTCGTGCACGTCCTCGTGAAATTGCCCGAGCAGCGCGTGTTGCCGAACGTCGTGCAGGTTCCGATGTTCAGATCCTGGCAATCGGCATTGTTGTCGCAGCCGATTTGATTCCAGCCCGAGCAGTTGAGCACTCCCGAGCAATCCCCGTCGGTGTTGCACGCGACGGCGGAACCTCCACTGCACATCAGGCACGGGCAGTTGCCGCCGGACGGAAGACTCGGATTGCACGGCACGACGGCCGCGAGCGACGACGACGCGGTGGTCTCGACGTCGCGGACCGACAGTCCGCTTCCGGTAAAGTTGAGATCCGCGTCGGGGCTGCAGTCGAGGCTGTATCCTCCGCCGCCGCCGGCGCCGCCGGGGCGCGCCGGGAACGAAGCATTGGTGGCTTCGACGTCGCAGCTCTGGCGGTCGTTCGGACCGCCGATGCAGACGCCGCCGCGAACGCCGTCGCGCGCCACCGGATCGAGCTCGCAGAAATCACCCGCCGTGCAGTCGGCGTTGGCAGAGCATTGCGTCTGATGGTTGGCATGGCACGTGCCGCCGCACACCGGGCACGGCGACAGCAGGCTGAGCCCGCTGTAGGCGACCAGCTCGAGGTTCTTGGTGATCTCTGCGGCGCCGGTGTCGACGTTGATCGTGCCGGTCACGTCGCTCGCAAAGCGCGGCAGCAGGCAGAACGGGAACTCGACCGATGCGACCGGCTGCGGCGGCGAGTCGTAGCACTCGCACGTCGACGCGCCGGTGCAGCTTCCGATGCAGTCGTTGTCGCTGCCGCAGGTCTTTCCGTCGCCGTTTCCACAGCGCGGCGTGGCGTCGCACGTCTTGCGTCCGGTCGGGCAGTCGCTGTTGGTCGAACAGACGATCTGCGGATCGAACGCGCAGTGCGCGTTGCACGGCCCGCCGGTGCATTCTGCGTTGTTCGCACAGCTCGAGCCCGGAAACGCACCGCCCGCGCACGCACGGCACTGCGCCGCATCCGGCGACAGAGGGTCACTGCAATGCACGCGGATGTCGTTGCCGCAACGGCAGTTGCCCGCCGCTGCGTCGATTCCGTCGATCGAGCAGACTCCGCACGCTCCGCCGGCAAGCTCGCAGTCGAGGCTCAGGCGCAGCACGGCGCCTTCGTCGAGGTCGATCTCGTGGGCGTTGCCGGTCCAGCCGAGATCGAGCTCGCTCTCGGTGCGGCAGCGTCCGCTCGTGCAGATGCCGGCCGCGCAGTCGGTATTTGCGGTGCAACTGCCCGCGGTGCCGGCGTTCGTCGTCCAGTCGACGGCGCCCGGACACGAGTTGATCTCCGACAGCGTCGTCGTGGTCGTGCTCTCGCATGCCGGGCAATCGAGCGTGACTTCGATTCCCACGGCGGCCTTGAGGCACAGCAGCGCGTCGCTCGAAAGGATCGAGCCGCTGTCGTTGACGTCGCAGATGCAGAGCGCGCAGTCGCGAATGTCGACCGCCGTCTGAAGAATGAACAGGCAGTCCGATGTCTTCGGGCCCGTGGTGTTGACCGGAAGGCTGCAGCCGGCCGCTGCATCGGCGCGCTGCGGCGCAAGTGCAACGGCCATGAAGACCGTCACGAGCGCGCCCGCCACAAGCGCGCCACGTCCAGGAACGATGCGGCGCGCAATGGCTCGGCGAGCGTAAGGGAGAATGCTGCTGGTCGGCGCACTTATCGGCATTGGCGATTAGTAGCGCCACATCCGCGCGCGAAACAATAGGAGACAGGCGAATCCGCCCTCTCCGCATCGCGAAGAGTGCGACTGTGCAACTGATCGAGGGGGAGAACCCACCCCTTGGCGGATGATCTCAGGCGGCCTTTGCGTGCGAGCGCAAAGCAACCGCCGGCCTGGATTCGGCCGATGGCTCGTGCCGGAGCTCGAGGACGCCGTCTTCGAGCTTTCCGAAACGGATCGTCGCGAGGTCGCGCGCGTAGTTCTGGTGCAGACGCCACGGAGCGCGCTTTCCCTGCCTCGGGAACTTGTCCATTGCGCGCACCACGTATCCGGACGTGAAATCGAGCCACGGCAAGGTTTCCTGCTGCGGGTCGTCGATGCGCGGCGTCGCCGCTGCGTAGCCGAACTGGTCCATGTGCCGGAGCAGCCGGCAGACGTACTCGCACGTCAGGTCGCACTTGAGAGTCCACGATGCGTTCGTGTAGCCGAACGCCGACGCCATGTTCGGGACGTCGCTGTACATCATGCCTTTGTACGAAAGCGTCTTGCTGAAATCGACGTCCTTGCCGTCGACCGCCACCGTCATTCCGCCGAGCAGCTCGAGGACGAGGCCGGTGGCCGTGACGACGATGTCGGCTTCGACCTCCTGGCCGCTGGTCAGCCGGATTCCGGTCGGCGTGAACGTGTCGATGTGACCGGTGACGACCGACGCGCGGCCGCTGCGGATCGAATCGAACAGGTCGTTGTCGGGAACCAGGCACAGGCGCTGGTCCCACGGGTTGTAGCTCGGGGTGAAATGGGTCGCGACGTCGTAATCCGGACCCAGGCTCTCGCGGACGCGCGCAATCAGGCCTTCCTTGACGCGCGCCGGGCTGCGGCGCGCCCAGTTGAAGAAGAACAACTGGAGCAGGACGTTCTTCCAGCGCGTGAGCGCATACGCGAGCTCGAGCGGCACGTGCGCGCGAAGCCAGTTGGCAATGGCGTCTTCGCCGGGCCGCGACACGACGTACGTCGGCGATCGCTGCAGCATGGTTACGTGCGCGGCGTCCTTCGCCATCGCCGGTACCAGCGTAACCGCGGTCGCACCGCTGCCGATCACGACGACGCGCTTGCCGGCGTAATCGAGATCGGCGGGCCACTGCTGCGGATGCACGAGCGTGCCGCCGAACGTGTCGAGACCGGGAAAGTCCGGCGTGTAGCCGGCCGAATAGCGGTAGTAGCCGGAGCACATGAACAGGAATCGCGCACGCAGCGTGACCGTGCGGCCTTCGTGCTCGGCCGCGACGCTCCACAGCGACGTTTCACTCGACCATTCGGCGCGCACGACGCGGTGGTGGAAACGGATGTGGCGGTCGATGCCGTTCTCTTCCGCGGTCTCGCGTACGTACTGGAGAATCGAGCTGCCGTCGGCGATCGCCTTCGCGTTCTCCCACGGCTTGAACGCATAGCCGAGCGTGTACATGTCGCTGTCGGAGCGGATGCCCGGATAGCGGAACAGGTCCCACGTTCCGCCGATCGCGCCGCGCGCTTCGAGGATTGCATACGAGTGATCCGGACAGCGGGCCTGCAGATGGTAGGCCGCGCCGATGCCGGAAAGGCCGGCGCCGACAATGAGAACGTCGAGAACCTCGGAGGCATCGGATGGTGTCAGCGAGTGCATGGACGCGGTGGGCCGGGCCATCGGGGACCTCCAGGTCGGCTCGCGAGCCGGAGAGCTGCGCGCGCGGGATTGGAACGCTTGCGCCAGCGTGCCATCCCATTTACATAGCGTGATTATGTATATGCGTGCCCGCGGCGTGTCAACGACTTTTCTGCCCGCAGCGGCGGAGCTCGGGTAACGTGCCGAGACGCAGCGCTGCCGACGCTGCCCGCACCCGCCTCGACATCCTGCGGGTGGCACGAAAGCTGTTCTCCGAACAGGGGTACGCCGCCACCACCACATCCGAGATCGCGGAGGCCGCGGGCGTCACGGTCGGTGCGCTGTTTCACCACTTCGACGGCAAGCTCGGGCTTTTCCGCAGTGTGTTCGAAAGCCTCGAGGTCGAGATGGACTCGTACGTGCGCGAAACTGCCGGCCCTCCGACCGGCGGGCTCGAAACGTTTCTCACAGGCTTCCGCGCATACCTGGAATTCGCAAAACGCCGCGATTTTCACCGCATCGTAATGCTCGAAGGCCCGGTCGTGCTCGGCGAAGCCGAGTGGCACGCGATCGACGTTCGCCAGGGCGCCACCACGCTGATGGAAGGTCTGCAGCTTCTCGTCGCGGAGGGAATCATCGAAGACCGCCCGCTGCGCCCCCTCGCCCTGCTTCTGCTCGGCGCGATGAGCGAAGCGGGATTCACGGTCGCGCGCGGAGGGTCGCGCAAGGATCTCGATGCGCTCGTCGACGCCATGCGCTATCTGCTCACGTCGCATCTGAAGAAAAACAATCGACCAGTGGGCCCAGCCACACGTGTTCGACGCACACGCTAGGATTCGATTGACAGGCTGCGCCCGGGTCTATACATAGCCGCACTATGTAAATGCCCGCGTACGTTGCGGGCTGGGTGCGGAAAGGTCCCGCACAACGTCCAGAGGAAGATTGCCATGAAACAGCGCGGCGTCGTCTCCCGTCCCATCGAACCCCTGACCGCACTGCGTGCGATCCGCACACTGCTCGCGAATCCCGAGGAAACCGCGCTCGTGTTCCGCATCATCCGCGCGCTTTCCGGGCAGAGCTTCGAGCGCCTGTACCAGCGCATCCTCGCCGACCCGACCGGTTCGGTCATTCTGAACGAGCGCCGCAACATTCTCCCGGTCCTGCA
The genomic region above belongs to Candidatus Limnocylindrales bacterium and contains:
- a CDS encoding aldehyde dehydrogenase family protein; translated protein: MSTAAKETDATSNQVRECLDFYIDGKWVAPATPNRFEVLNPATEEVIGHISLGSKADVDKAVAAAKKAFETFSRTTREERVALLERVLGSYAAHLDELAETISAEMGAPMWLAKAAQAPSGMAHIANTLETLKSYEFETSKGKTRIVREPVGVCGLITPWNWPVNQIMCKVAPALAAGCTMVLKPSEIAPLNAIIIAKILDEAGVPPGVFNLVNGDGPTVGTALSSHPDIDMMSFTGSTRAGIQVAKNAADTVKRVAQELGGKSANIVLEDADLKAAVTNGVRSCFMNSGQSCNAPTRMLVPASKHAEAVAIAREAAASVQAADPTTAAPGAIGPVVSRQQWTKIQGLIKAGIDEGAELVAGGLGLPEGIERGCYVRPTVFAGVKNDMTIAREEVFGPVLAILPYKDEEEAIRIANDTVYGLSGYVQSGSAEHGYQVASRLRTGNVHVNGAGPDFNAPFGGYKQSGNGREWGEFGFEEFLEVKAVMGAPAA
- a CDS encoding 5'-3' exonuclease H3TH domain-containing protein; this translates as MVIDLVDGTYELFRQFYGLRRFTKDKDRPYGGVLGVVRSVLAMLDAGATHIGVATDHVIESFRNELWAEYKTGDGIDPALLAQFHPLEDALGAMGIAVWAMIELEADDALASAAHLAAADARVERVSIWTPDKDLAQCVEGDRVVQVDSKTKQVRNAEEVEKKFGVAPALIADYLALVGDAADGYPGLPGIGAKTAARLLRSYGPLEKFPAEVLGAGRENALLFKRLATLRTDAPLFSSVDEIEWRGPGPSFAEWAERIGDKRLPERCDEILARRAAVR
- a CDS encoding NAD(P)/FAD-dependent oxidoreductase — translated: MARPTASMHSLTPSDASEVLDVLIVGAGLSGIGAAYHLQARCPDHSYAILEARGAIGGTWDLFRYPGIRSDSDMYTLGYAFKPWENAKAIADGSSILQYVRETAEENGIDRHIRFHHRVVRAEWSSETSLWSVAAEHEGRTVTLRARFLFMCSGYYRYSAGYTPDFPGLDTFGGTLVHPQQWPADLDYAGKRVVVIGSGATAVTLVPAMAKDAAHVTMLQRSPTYVVSRPGEDAIANWLRAHVPLELAYALTRWKNVLLQLFFFNWARRSPARVKEGLIARVRESLGPDYDVATHFTPSYNPWDQRLCLVPDNDLFDSIRSGRASVVTGHIDTFTPTGIRLTSGQEVEADIVVTATGLVLELLGGMTVAVDGKDVDFSKTLSYKGMMYSDVPNMASAFGYTNASWTLKCDLTCEYVCRLLRHMDQFGYAAATPRIDDPQQETLPWLDFTSGYVVRAMDKFPRQGKRAPWRLHQNYARDLATIRFGKLEDGVLELRHEPSAESRPAVALRSHAKAA
- a CDS encoding helix-turn-helix domain-containing protein, which encodes MPRRSAADAARTRLDILRVARKLFSEQGYAATTTSEIAEAAGVTVGALFHHFDGKLGLFRSVFESLEVEMDSYVRETAGPPTGGLETFLTGFRAYLEFAKRRDFHRIVMLEGPVVLGEAEWHAIDVRQGATTLMEGLQLLVAEGIIEDRPLRPLALLLLGAMSEAGFTVARGGSRKDLDALVDAMRYLLTSHLKKNNRPVGPATRVRRTR